One stretch of Janibacter limosus DNA includes these proteins:
- a CDS encoding AAA family ATPase produces the protein MSPTSRISKDQLERARSLVASVDKGFETKVVGQRRLRETLLIGLLTSGHVLLESVPGLAKTTAAHALATAIGGAFKRIQCTPDLLPSDIVGTQVYDASQGKFVTQLGPVHANFVLLDEINRSSAKTQSAMLEAMQERQTSIGGQVFKLPEPFLVLATQNPIEQEGTYVLPEAQLDRFMLKDLLDYPSPAEEAEVVRRIDAGVFDQPDRAMIDVADARELQRLAGSVYLDKAILDYITFIVAATRSPGKVMPPEMARYVEIGGSPRASIAFAKASRAAALLQGRDHVIPEDVRHLAHRVLRHRVLLTYEATADDVRVETIIDAVVRAVRTP, from the coding sequence CGCCCACGAGCAGGATCAGCAAGGACCAGCTGGAGCGGGCCCGCAGCCTCGTGGCCTCGGTCGACAAGGGCTTCGAGACCAAGGTCGTCGGGCAGCGGCGGCTGCGGGAGACCCTCCTCATCGGCCTGCTGACGAGCGGGCACGTCCTGCTCGAGTCGGTGCCCGGCCTGGCCAAGACCACGGCCGCGCACGCGCTCGCGACCGCGATCGGCGGCGCCTTCAAGCGCATCCAGTGCACGCCCGACCTGCTGCCCAGCGACATCGTGGGCACCCAGGTCTACGACGCGAGCCAGGGCAAGTTCGTCACCCAGCTGGGTCCGGTGCACGCCAACTTCGTCCTGCTCGACGAGATCAACCGCAGCTCGGCGAAGACGCAGTCGGCGATGCTGGAGGCGATGCAGGAGCGACAGACCTCCATCGGTGGCCAGGTCTTCAAGCTTCCCGAGCCCTTCCTCGTCCTCGCGACGCAGAACCCCATCGAGCAGGAGGGGACCTACGTGCTGCCCGAGGCGCAGCTCGACCGCTTCATGCTCAAGGACCTGCTCGACTACCCGAGCCCGGCCGAGGAGGCCGAGGTGGTGCGTCGCATCGACGCCGGTGTCTTCGACCAGCCCGACCGCGCGATGATCGACGTCGCCGACGCCCGAGAGCTGCAGCGGCTGGCGGGCTCGGTGTACCTGGACAAGGCGATCCTCGACTACATCACCTTCATCGTCGCGGCGACCCGCAGCCCGGGCAAGGTCATGCCTCCCGAGATGGCTCGCTACGTCGAGATCGGTGGCAGCCCCCGAGCCTCGATCGCCTTCGCCAAGGCATCGCGGGCCGCCGCCCTGCTCCAGGGCCGCGACCACGTGATCCCCGAGGACGTGCGCCACCTGGCCCACAGAGTCCTGCGTCACCGCGTGCTGCTCACCTACGAGGCCACCGCCGACGACGTGCGCGTCGAGACGATCATCGACGCGGTCGTGCGCGCCGTGCGCACCCCGTAG
- a CDS encoding DUF58 domain-containing protein — MTRLVHQVKGKLSIHVRRRSVALLDGGYASVHKGRSMDFDDLREYAVGDDIRDIDWRASARHGSMLIKRYVAERHFSLIIVMPAGREMAATAAGGEPKRDIAVMAAGVLGWLAIRHGDDVSMISGGPGRIHATRTRSSEGHLEMLLQEALALSQPDSPPSDLPGLLRHISRNVKGRKVLLVIADDGVEPGQVEDVLRTLRLRHEVLWVDVADLDPLAVAPDRLLRDVAADHTLPDLLATDKELAAEFGRSENTRRADVETMLRRTDISSARAGHTDEVVPMIVRMLEKRRRGR; from the coding sequence ATGACCCGCCTCGTCCACCAGGTCAAGGGCAAGCTGTCGATCCACGTCCGACGTCGCTCGGTCGCGCTGCTCGACGGTGGGTACGCCTCTGTCCACAAGGGGCGGTCGATGGACTTCGACGACCTGCGCGAGTACGCCGTCGGTGACGACATCCGCGACATCGACTGGCGCGCCTCGGCCCGCCACGGCTCGATGCTCATCAAGCGCTACGTCGCCGAGCGGCACTTCTCGCTCATCATCGTCATGCCCGCCGGTCGGGAGATGGCCGCGACCGCTGCGGGCGGTGAGCCCAAGCGGGACATCGCGGTGATGGCCGCCGGTGTCCTGGGCTGGTTGGCGATCCGCCACGGCGACGACGTCTCGATGATCAGCGGCGGCCCCGGCCGCATCCACGCCACCCGCACCCGCAGCTCCGAGGGCCACCTCGAGATGCTGCTGCAGGAGGCGCTGGCCCTCTCCCAACCCGACTCGCCCCCTTCGGACCTGCCGGGACTGCTGCGGCACATCAGCCGCAACGTCAAGGGACGCAAGGTCCTGCTCGTCATCGCCGACGACGGCGTGGAGCCGGGCCAGGTCGAGGACGTGCTGCGCACCCTGCGGCTGCGCCACGAGGTGCTGTGGGTCGACGTCGCCGACCTCGACCCGCTCGCGGTCGCACCGGACCGGCTCCTGCGTGACGTCGCGGCCGACCACACGCTGCCCGACCTGCTGGCCACCGACAAGGAGCTTGCCGCGGAGTTCGGCCGCTCGGAGAACACCCGACGAGCCGACGTGGAGACCATGCTGCGACGCACCGACATCTCCTCGGCCCGGGCCGGGCACACCGACGAGGTCGTGCCGATGATCGTGCGCATGCTCGAGAAGAGGCGACGTGGACGCTGA
- a CDS encoding VWA domain-containing protein, whose protein sequence is MGLTWWWLTLLVVLATLVVAALGWWLAGREKAATDAVLVAHTRRLTRLPAYRAAVARQRARLLGLGALIALVVLPIAVAAGRPGTTETIDPEKNNRDIMLCLDVSGSMYRTDKAVLEDFAEIVKNFRGERIGLVLWNNQAVTAFPLTDDYDLVEEQLTGYADGFSLFGGGEYDPTSGTFNERILASSLSGDGLASCVYNFDHIDQKRPRAIILGTDNEVHGSGVYTIDEAATLAKERNVRVYGLNPLPYGANHTELSAATEKTGGRTWGLDQAGATDEVTSNIDELEAARLPDVAPVHVRTDLPTIWLSLGLLGLMGLYPLLWWWRR, encoded by the coding sequence ATGGGGTTGACCTGGTGGTGGCTGACCCTCCTCGTCGTCCTCGCGACACTCGTCGTGGCGGCGCTCGGGTGGTGGCTGGCCGGACGTGAGAAGGCGGCGACCGATGCGGTGCTCGTCGCCCACACGCGGCGGCTCACCCGGCTGCCCGCCTACCGCGCCGCGGTGGCCCGCCAGCGGGCGCGCCTGCTCGGCCTCGGTGCCCTCATCGCGCTCGTCGTGCTCCCGATCGCCGTCGCTGCCGGCCGCCCCGGGACGACGGAGACGATCGACCCGGAGAAGAACAACCGGGACATCATGCTCTGCCTCGACGTCTCGGGGTCGATGTACCGGACCGACAAGGCCGTGCTCGAGGACTTCGCCGAGATCGTCAAGAACTTCCGGGGGGAGCGGATCGGGCTGGTGCTCTGGAACAACCAGGCCGTGACCGCCTTCCCCCTCACCGACGACTACGACCTCGTCGAGGAGCAGCTGACCGGCTACGCCGACGGCTTCTCGCTCTTCGGCGGCGGGGAGTACGACCCGACCAGCGGCACCTTCAACGAGCGGATCCTCGCCAGCTCACTGTCCGGGGACGGGCTCGCCAGCTGCGTCTACAACTTCGACCACATCGACCAGAAGCGACCGCGGGCGATCATCCTGGGCACCGACAACGAGGTCCACGGCAGCGGCGTCTACACCATCGACGAGGCCGCGACGCTCGCCAAGGAGCGCAATGTCCGGGTCTACGGGCTCAACCCGCTCCCGTACGGGGCCAACCACACCGAGCTGTCCGCAGCCACCGAGAAGACCGGTGGTCGCACCTGGGGGCTCGACCAGGCCGGCGCGACCGACGAGGTGACCAGCAACATCGACGAGCTCGAGGCCGCCCGGCTGCCCGACGTGGCACCCGTGCACGTGCGCACCGACCTGCCGACCATCTGGCTGAGCCTGGGCCTGCTGGGCCTCATGGGGCTCTACCCGCTCCTGTGGTGGTGGCGCCGATGA
- a CDS encoding vWA domain-containing protein — MSWHPVIPWPLIIVVGLLLVGFTGWRLAVESRHRVRWGLRLATSLTMVVALLGPAVNGAIARQAASDVNVFFVVDTTTSAMARDYGEGRTRLDGYREDIAKIQEEMPGARFSIITFDFAARVVMPLTTDTQALKTATDNLRAEDSQYSGGSSVTVAQDRLKKTLEGTKERQPERSRIVFYLGDGEQTSSDQPAPFDLPDLIDGGAVLGYGSAQGGQMATTNADGSTGDDVTDSAGKPGVSTIDEKRLEEIAKQLDVPYTHRTGGDIGPAMEDADPGTTVAGAGASIETYTSLVWIAALVMAALLLADLFLVTREIGRLRRVEP; from the coding sequence ATGAGCTGGCACCCCGTCATCCCGTGGCCCCTGATCATCGTCGTCGGGCTGCTGCTCGTCGGCTTCACCGGCTGGCGGCTGGCCGTCGAGTCCCGCCACCGGGTGCGGTGGGGCCTGCGGCTGGCGACGAGCCTGACCATGGTGGTCGCCCTGCTGGGGCCGGCCGTCAACGGAGCGATCGCCCGGCAGGCCGCCTCCGACGTCAACGTCTTCTTCGTCGTCGACACGACCACCTCGGCGATGGCCCGCGACTACGGCGAGGGCCGCACCCGGCTGGACGGCTACCGCGAGGACATCGCCAAGATCCAGGAGGAGATGCCCGGGGCCCGCTTCTCGATCATCACCTTCGACTTCGCCGCCAGGGTGGTCATGCCGCTCACGACGGACACCCAGGCGCTGAAGACCGCGACCGACAACCTCCGCGCGGAGGACAGCCAGTACTCGGGAGGGTCGTCGGTGACGGTCGCCCAGGACCGGCTCAAGAAGACCCTCGAGGGGACCAAGGAGCGCCAGCCCGAGCGCTCGCGCATCGTCTTCTACCTCGGGGACGGTGAGCAGACCTCGTCCGACCAGCCGGCCCCCTTCGACCTGCCCGACCTCATCGACGGCGGCGCGGTCCTCGGGTACGGGAGCGCGCAAGGCGGGCAGATGGCCACGACCAATGCCGACGGGAGCACCGGTGACGACGTCACCGACAGCGCCGGCAAGCCAGGCGTGAGCACGATCGACGAGAAGCGCCTGGAGGAGATCGCCAAGCAGCTCGACGTGCCCTACACCCACCGCACCGGTGGGGACATCGGGCCGGCGATGGAGGACGCCGACCCCGGCACCACCGTGGCGGGTGCGGGGGCCTCGATCGAGACCTACACCTCGCTGGTGTGGATCGCCGCGCTCGTGATGGCCGCGCTGCTCCTCGCCGACCTCTTCCTCGTCACCCGTGAGATCGGCCGACTGCGAAGGGTGGAGCCATGA
- a CDS encoding GntR family transcriptional regulator, producing the protein MSALQLEVVIDRASPVPLYHQLAEQLTAAIDDGRLQPGDPFENELALAARLTLSRPTVRRAIQEMVDQGLLVRRRGLGTTVANRKVHRKARLTSLFDDLQAEGREPRTEVIEIGMGTDERAAAALDLEPGTEMLTVVRVRSAGDQPLAIMHNWLPPAHSEITREDLQEQGLYALLRKRGVRPVVAQQSIGARMPTAAERRALGLRSGQPVLTMTRMAFDASGAAIEFGDHAYRALDYTIDLMLDER; encoded by the coding sequence ATGTCAGCGCTGCAGCTCGAGGTGGTCATCGACCGGGCCTCTCCCGTGCCGCTGTACCACCAGCTGGCCGAGCAGCTGACCGCCGCGATCGACGACGGCCGCCTGCAGCCCGGGGACCCCTTCGAGAACGAGCTCGCCCTCGCCGCGCGCCTCACGCTGTCGCGCCCGACCGTGCGCCGCGCCATCCAGGAGATGGTCGACCAGGGCCTGCTCGTGCGCCGCCGCGGTCTCGGCACGACCGTCGCCAACCGCAAGGTGCACCGCAAGGCCCGCCTGACCTCGCTCTTCGACGACCTCCAGGCCGAGGGGCGCGAGCCGCGCACCGAGGTCATCGAGATCGGGATGGGCACCGACGAGCGGGCCGCCGCGGCGCTCGACCTCGAGCCCGGCACCGAGATGCTCACCGTGGTCCGGGTGCGCTCCGCCGGCGACCAGCCGCTGGCGATCATGCACAACTGGCTGCCGCCGGCCCACTCCGAGATCACCCGTGAGGACCTGCAGGAGCAGGGTCTCTACGCCCTGCTGCGCAAGCGCGGGGTCAGGCCCGTCGTCGCCCAGCAGTCGATCGGGGCCCGGATGCCGACCGCCGCCGAGCGCCGCGCGCTCGGGCTGCGCTCCGGGCAGCCGGTGCTCACGATGACCCGGATGGCCTTCGACGCATCGGGGGCGGCCATCGAGTTCGGCGACCACGCCTACCGGGCCCTCGACTACACGATCGACCTCATGCTCGACGAGCGCTGA
- a CDS encoding Gfo/Idh/MocA family protein, translating into MRIGLVGLGRIGAFHAETLVALPAVETLVITDAREGAADELAVRLREIAPDTRVEVVPPEELLAAGLDGLVVATATNGHAEWIRRGIEGGVPTFCEKPVAGGLAETIELGRLEAASDVPVHIGHQRRFDAGFRRAREAVASGELGFVHTIRANTHDQAPPPAEFIPTSGGIFRDCGVHDFDAIRYVTGREIASVYAVGANKGADFFSAAGDVDTGAAVLTLDDDTLVLMSTTRYNGGGHDVRMEVMGERGTITAGLDHSLAMTSAEPDVDFPRGPQKWSFMERFLPAYQAELTAFFEVAAGRAPSPCTIADALEAFRVADACELSRAEGRPVAMTEIEGL; encoded by the coding sequence ATGCGGATCGGACTCGTCGGCCTCGGCCGGATCGGTGCCTTCCACGCCGAGACCCTCGTCGCCCTCCCCGCCGTGGAGACCCTGGTCATCACCGACGCGCGCGAAGGGGCCGCCGACGAGCTCGCCGTCCGCCTGCGCGAGATCGCCCCCGACACCCGGGTCGAGGTCGTGCCTCCCGAGGAGCTGCTCGCCGCGGGTCTCGACGGCCTCGTCGTCGCGACCGCCACCAACGGTCACGCCGAGTGGATCCGCCGCGGGATCGAAGGGGGCGTCCCCACCTTCTGCGAGAAGCCCGTCGCCGGCGGCCTGGCCGAGACGATCGAGCTGGGCCGGCTCGAGGCGGCCAGCGACGTCCCCGTGCACATCGGTCACCAGCGCCGCTTCGACGCCGGCTTCCGGCGCGCGCGCGAGGCCGTGGCGTCCGGCGAGCTCGGCTTCGTCCACACGATCCGCGCCAACACCCACGACCAGGCCCCGCCACCGGCCGAGTTCATCCCCACCTCCGGCGGGATATTCCGCGACTGCGGGGTGCACGACTTCGACGCGATCCGCTACGTCACCGGGCGCGAGATCGCCTCGGTCTACGCCGTGGGGGCCAACAAGGGCGCCGACTTCTTCAGCGCCGCCGGCGACGTCGACACGGGCGCTGCGGTGCTCACCCTCGACGACGACACCCTCGTGCTGATGTCGACGACCCGCTACAACGGCGGCGGTCACGACGTGCGGATGGAGGTCATGGGGGAGCGCGGCACGATCACCGCCGGGCTCGACCACTCCCTCGCGATGACCAGCGCCGAGCCCGACGTCGACTTCCCCCGCGGCCCGCAGAAGTGGTCCTTCATGGAGCGCTTCCTGCCCGCCTACCAGGCCGAGCTGACCGCCTTCTTCGAGGTGGCCGCCGGTCGGGCACCGAGCCCCTGCACCATTGCCGACGCCCTCGAGGCCTTTCGCGTCGCGGACGCGTGCGAGCTCTCCCGCGCCGAGGGCCGCCCCGTCGCCATGACCGAGATCGAAGGACTGTGA
- a CDS encoding TIM barrel protein, with product MTDRTPLAERIAAAPISWGVCEVPGWGWQHRPPTVLTQMRELGIAATEFGPDGFLPDDPQAKADTLAEYGLAAVGQFVPVVLHDPQVDPLRVVEAAMAGLVAAHATTVVIAAATGAQGYDARPELDATGWSTLLGNLDRIADAAAAQGLTATLHPHVGTMVESGEETDRVLSGSRIGLCLDTGHLLIGGGDPVRVAQEHPERIAHMHLKDVDLAWARKVQEGSASYTDAVAAGMYVALGRGDVDVAAIVRSLEGSGYEGWYVLEQDTVLAGDPADPTTAKGAGDPVADVRASVAHLVAIAEGLA from the coding sequence ATGACCGACCGGACCCCGCTCGCGGAGCGGATCGCCGCAGCACCGATCTCCTGGGGGGTCTGCGAGGTGCCCGGCTGGGGGTGGCAGCACCGGCCCCCCACGGTGCTGACGCAGATGCGTGAGCTGGGGATCGCGGCGACCGAGTTCGGTCCGGACGGGTTCCTCCCCGACGACCCGCAGGCCAAGGCGGACACGCTCGCCGAGTACGGTCTGGCCGCCGTCGGGCAGTTCGTCCCCGTCGTGCTGCACGACCCGCAGGTCGACCCCCTTCGCGTCGTGGAGGCCGCGATGGCCGGGCTCGTCGCCGCGCACGCCACCACCGTCGTCATCGCCGCGGCCACCGGCGCGCAGGGCTACGACGCCCGCCCCGAGCTGGACGCGACCGGCTGGTCGACCCTTCTGGGCAACCTCGACCGGATCGCGGACGCCGCTGCGGCACAAGGCCTCACGGCCACCCTGCACCCGCACGTCGGCACGATGGTGGAGTCCGGGGAGGAGACCGACCGGGTCCTCTCCGGGTCGCGCATCGGCCTGTGCCTCGACACGGGCCACCTGCTCATCGGCGGCGGTGACCCGGTGCGCGTCGCGCAGGAGCACCCGGAGCGGATCGCCCACATGCACCTCAAGGACGTGGACCTGGCCTGGGCGCGCAAGGTGCAGGAGGGCTCGGCGAGCTACACCGACGCGGTCGCGGCGGGCATGTACGTCGCGCTCGGGAGGGGTGACGTCGACGTCGCCGCGATCGTCCGGTCGCTCGAGGGGTCGGGCTACGAGGGCTGGTACGTCCTCGAGCAGGACACCGTCCTCGCCGGTGACCCGGCCGACCCCACCACGGCGAAGGGAGCCGGTGACCCTGTCGCCGACGTCCGGGCGTCCGTGGCGCACCTCGTGGCGATCGCCGAGGGGCTGGCCTGA
- the iolC gene encoding 5-dehydro-2-deoxygluconokinase, with amino-acid sequence MYDLITMGRTGVDIYPLDHGVPLEEVRTFEKFLGGSATNVAVAAARYGRDTALITKTGADAFGRYVRAEAERLGVAGEFITAIEGDGPPTPVTFCEVHPPDDFPLYFYRWPTAPDLMLTDADLPLEEIRTARVFWTTVTGLSAEPSRAAHHTAFAARALAEHTVLDLDYRPMFWSDPSEASAQVGRALEHVTIAVGNKEECEVAVGETDPHRAADALLERGLELAIVKQGPKGVLAATAEERVEVPPFLVEVVNGLGAGDAFGGALVHGLLEGWDLRRILEFANVAGAIVASRLECSTAMPTVAEVDAGLARWTAKGASA; translated from the coding sequence ATGTACGACCTGATCACGATGGGCCGCACCGGGGTGGACATCTACCCCCTCGACCACGGGGTGCCGCTGGAGGAGGTGCGCACCTTCGAGAAGTTCCTCGGCGGCTCGGCCACCAATGTCGCCGTCGCCGCGGCCCGCTACGGTCGCGACACGGCGCTGATCACCAAGACGGGCGCCGACGCCTTCGGCCGGTACGTGCGCGCCGAGGCCGAGCGCCTCGGTGTAGCAGGCGAGTTCATCACCGCCATCGAGGGCGACGGGCCCCCGACGCCGGTCACCTTCTGCGAGGTGCACCCGCCCGACGACTTCCCGCTGTACTTCTACCGCTGGCCGACCGCCCCCGACCTGATGCTCACCGACGCGGACCTGCCGCTGGAGGAGATCCGGACCGCGCGGGTCTTCTGGACCACGGTGACCGGGTTGAGCGCCGAGCCGTCGCGCGCGGCCCACCACACCGCCTTCGCCGCGCGTGCCCTCGCCGAGCACACCGTGCTCGACCTCGACTACCGCCCGATGTTCTGGAGCGACCCGAGCGAGGCGAGCGCCCAGGTCGGCCGGGCCCTCGAGCACGTCACCATCGCGGTGGGCAACAAGGAGGAGTGCGAGGTCGCGGTCGGCGAGACCGACCCGCACCGCGCCGCGGACGCCCTCCTCGAGCGTGGGCTGGAGCTCGCGATCGTCAAGCAGGGACCCAAGGGGGTGCTCGCCGCCACCGCCGAGGAGAGGGTGGAGGTACCCCCCTTCCTCGTCGAGGTGGTCAACGGCCTGGGCGCCGGCGACGCCTTCGGTGGCGCGCTCGTCCACGGCCTGCTCGAGGGCTGGGACCTGCGCCGGATCCTCGAGTTCGCCAATGTCGCCGGAGCCATCGTGGCCTCCCGGCTGGAGTGCAGCACCGCCATGCCGACGGTCGCCGAGGTCGATGCCGGCCTGGCCCGGTGGACGGCGAAGGGAGCCAGCGCATGA
- a CDS encoding Cgl0159 family (beta/alpha)8-fold protein, producing the protein MSTTNQVGAPDGVAVDIAGLTRVRASDPGAIARGWAARSRRPLLADDGRMLLVAADHPARGALGVRGDAVAMASRSDLLRRLSAALSRPGVDGVLGTPDILDDLLLMGALEGKVAIGSMNRGGLQGASFELDDRFTGHTPAEIVARGIDGGKMLTRIDLQDPASVATLEASARAVTELAAHRTMAMVEPFWSTRRDGKVVNLLDPESTIRSITVASGLGATSAYTWLKLPVVDELERVMDATTLPSLLLGGDPKGDPRDTYASWGRSLSIPQVRGLVVGRALLYPPDGDVAGAVDIAADLVHGGGA; encoded by the coding sequence ATGAGCACGACCAACCAGGTGGGTGCGCCCGACGGGGTCGCCGTCGACATCGCCGGTCTGACCCGGGTCCGCGCGAGCGACCCCGGGGCCATCGCCCGCGGCTGGGCGGCGCGGTCGCGTCGCCCCCTGCTGGCGGACGACGGGCGGATGCTGCTCGTCGCGGCCGACCACCCGGCCCGCGGTGCGCTCGGGGTGCGCGGTGACGCGGTGGCGATGGCCTCGCGCTCGGACCTGCTCCGCCGCCTGTCGGCTGCGCTGTCGCGCCCGGGCGTCGACGGGGTGCTCGGGACCCCCGACATCCTCGACGACCTGCTGCTCATGGGTGCGCTCGAGGGCAAGGTGGCGATCGGGTCGATGAACCGAGGGGGGCTGCAGGGGGCCTCCTTCGAGCTCGACGACCGCTTCACCGGGCACACGCCGGCCGAGATCGTCGCCCGGGGGATCGACGGGGGCAAGATGCTCACCCGCATCGACCTGCAGGACCCGGCGAGCGTCGCGACCCTCGAGGCGAGCGCCCGGGCGGTCACCGAGCTCGCCGCGCACCGCACGATGGCGATGGTCGAGCCCTTCTGGTCCACCCGGCGCGACGGCAAGGTGGTCAACCTGCTCGACCCCGAGTCGACGATCCGCTCGATCACCGTCGCCTCCGGACTGGGCGCCACGAGCGCCTACACCTGGCTCAAGCTGCCCGTCGTCGACGAGCTGGAGCGGGTGATGGACGCGACGACCCTCCCTTCGCTCCTGCTCGGTGGTGACCCCAAGGGCGACCCGCGCGACACCTACGCGTCGTGGGGACGCTCGCTGTCGATCCCGCAGGTGCGCGGCCTCGTCGTCGGCCGGGCGCTGCTCTACCCACCCGACGGCGACGTCGCCGGGGCCGTGGACATCGCGGCCGACCTCGTCCACGGGGGTGGCGCATGA
- the iolB gene encoding 5-deoxy-glucuronate isomerase — MNHTPRTGADNERWFHPFAPKGGSWAVEITDAVEGWQHTSLRVAVLEPGARVAHTLSGEEAIVVPLTGGTTVTVDGSEHVLTGRTSVFAGPSDTLYAPAGSDLEIANRGVSTARIALCGARVEDPTGGGREVVVVPAAQVPVELRGAGSCSREVRGFGMPDTLPGAEQILACEVITPAGGWSSYPPHKHDTDRPGQESELEEIYYFETQSVGDAGAGRAPLTRGADREDGRQPVGYQQVYGAEGRDIDVLVEVATGDTVLVPHGWHGPAMAAPDADLYYLNVMAGPGPERAWLICDDPAHGQIRASWTGEGQ; from the coding sequence ATGAACCACACCCCCCGTACCGGAGCGGACAACGAGCGCTGGTTCCACCCCTTCGCGCCGAAGGGGGGTTCCTGGGCCGTCGAGATCACCGACGCCGTCGAGGGGTGGCAGCACACCTCCCTGCGCGTCGCGGTGCTCGAGCCCGGCGCCCGGGTGGCGCACACACTCTCCGGGGAGGAGGCCATCGTCGTGCCGCTCACGGGCGGCACGACGGTGACGGTCGACGGGAGCGAGCACGTGCTCACCGGCCGGACCAGCGTCTTCGCCGGGCCGAGCGACACGCTCTACGCCCCCGCCGGGAGCGACCTCGAGATCGCCAACCGCGGGGTCTCGACTGCCCGCATCGCCCTGTGCGGTGCCCGGGTCGAGGACCCGACCGGTGGTGGCCGCGAGGTCGTCGTCGTCCCCGCGGCCCAGGTGCCCGTCGAGCTGCGAGGTGCCGGCTCGTGCAGCCGCGAGGTGCGCGGCTTCGGCATGCCCGACACCCTGCCCGGCGCCGAGCAGATCCTCGCCTGCGAGGTGATCACCCCCGCCGGTGGCTGGTCCTCCTACCCACCGCACAAGCACGACACCGACCGGCCGGGGCAGGAGAGCGAGCTCGAGGAGATCTACTACTTCGAGACGCAGTCCGTCGGTGATGCCGGCGCCGGGCGCGCCCCGCTCACCCGCGGCGCCGACCGCGAGGACGGCCGCCAACCGGTCGGCTACCAGCAGGTGTATGGCGCCGAGGGTCGTGACATCGACGTCCTCGTCGAGGTCGCCACCGGCGACACCGTCCTGGTGCCGCACGGCTGGCACGGGCCGGCGATGGCCGCCCCCGACGCCGACCTGTACTACCTCAACGTCATGGCCGGGCCCGGTCCCGAGCGGGCCTGGCTGATCTGCGACGACCCCGCGCACGGGCAGATCCGGGCGAGCTGGACCGGGGAAGGACAGTGA